A window from Candidatus Nitrospira neomarina encodes these proteins:
- the ftsW gene encoding putative lipid II flippase FtsW, with amino-acid sequence MGIPAILRRKNSHVESRAWTDLFPGNQGIGSKRIDPLIVGITLALSLGGLVMVFSASGVMAENKFTNATYYLQRQIVWMLLGFGVLVVGSLIDYRQWKQWIPVVVGGCIVGLLLVLAVGPQINGARRWLALGFFSIQPTEMAKLAVVLYLAAFLSNPQRRVTDWQRGFLPPVAMVGIMCGLIVVEPDLGSTVVISLVFVGMMYLAGARVRHLTYLGGPLIVGVGALIWMSPERWERMTTFMNPFADRQGAGYQLVQSILALENGGLFGVGLGQGKQKLMFLPEGHTDFVLALVGEELGLIGTCGLLALFAILVCKGFRVAALAPDLFGRYLALGITMLLGIQALINAGVVSGLLPTKGLTLPLVSYGGSSLLVTMLALGILLSVARQGRAGP; translated from the coding sequence ATGGGTATTCCAGCTATCTTGCGTCGTAAAAACTCCCATGTGGAATCGCGGGCATGGACGGATCTGTTCCCTGGGAATCAGGGCATCGGTTCCAAGCGGATCGATCCTCTGATCGTGGGAATCACACTGGCACTGTCCCTGGGAGGATTGGTCATGGTGTTTAGTGCCAGTGGGGTTATGGCGGAAAATAAATTTACCAATGCCACCTATTACCTCCAACGACAGATCGTGTGGATGCTGCTGGGGTTTGGCGTCCTGGTGGTCGGGTCTCTCATCGACTATCGCCAATGGAAGCAATGGATTCCCGTGGTTGTCGGAGGCTGTATCGTTGGATTACTGCTGGTACTGGCTGTGGGCCCTCAAATCAATGGTGCTCGACGATGGCTCGCACTTGGATTTTTTTCCATTCAACCCACGGAAATGGCCAAGCTGGCTGTTGTGCTGTACCTCGCGGCATTTCTCTCCAATCCCCAACGGCGAGTCACTGATTGGCAACGAGGGTTTCTTCCCCCTGTGGCGATGGTGGGCATCATGTGTGGGCTCATTGTCGTGGAGCCGGATTTAGGAAGTACCGTCGTCATCAGCCTGGTGTTCGTCGGCATGATGTATCTTGCCGGAGCGAGAGTGCGGCACTTGACCTATTTAGGTGGGCCGCTGATTGTGGGTGTGGGTGCTCTCATCTGGATGAGTCCTGAACGATGGGAACGGATGACGACATTTATGAATCCGTTCGCGGACCGACAAGGCGCAGGCTATCAACTTGTCCAGTCCATCCTGGCCTTGGAAAATGGCGGATTATTTGGTGTCGGTCTTGGGCAGGGCAAGCAAAAGCTGATGTTTCTTCCGGAAGGCCATACCGATTTCGTGTTGGCCTTGGTGGGAGAAGAGCTGGGCCTCATTGGAACCTGCGGGTTGTTAGCTCTATTTGCCATTTTGGTGTGTAAAGGATTTCGAGTTGCGGCCCTGGCACCTGATTTATTTGGGCGATATCTCGCTTTGGGCATTACCATGCTCCTGGGTATTCAGGCCCTAATTAATGCAGGCGTCGTGAGTGGGCTGTTGCCGACAAAAGGGTTAACGCTTCCCTTGGTCAGTTACGGAGGGTCGTCGCTGCTGGTCACCATGTTAGCTCTTGGAATTTTGCTGAGTGTGGCTCGACAGGGACGAGCCGGCCCTTAA
- the murD gene encoding UDP-N-acetylmuramoyl-L-alanine--D-glutamate ligase encodes MEPCGAMEAVNVTPVFPMTSWPNKRVTVFGLGRSGRAAVDLLLDLGAVVTIVEEHTSQEVESTSAEYRLRGVRVFGGDDVADGLRDLDLLVVSPGVSKDHRLLQEIVQRGIPVIGEIELAGWFLRAPIIAVTGTNGKSTTVRLIGSILQHCGKRAFVGGNLGIPLCEAVRKQTDPSPGPDYEYIVAEVSSFQLETIHLFKPWVAALLNVTPDHLDRHPTPEDYRAAKQRIFENQTIQDWALINVDDPVVRTLAMSARAGICEFSLTKKVNQGVYLEAGEMRARMHGKDFFIASRDALPMRGDHNVANAMAAMCVGLLCGCSAEDMVRALQATPTFEHALEVVREWKGITFVNDSKGTNVDATLKALQSFHEPVVLILGGKDKGGDFSQLADSIKRQVKGVVVIGEATQKILQALDQIKPVTLATSLTDAVSQAVTFASSGDVVLFSPACASFDMFRNYHHRGLEFKRVVGELQ; translated from the coding sequence GTGGAACCCTGTGGAGCCATGGAAGCCGTGAATGTCACTCCCGTGTTTCCCATGACGAGTTGGCCAAATAAGCGTGTCACGGTGTTTGGCCTTGGACGAAGCGGCAGGGCAGCTGTCGATCTCCTTCTGGATCTTGGCGCGGTGGTGACGATCGTCGAAGAACATACAAGTCAGGAGGTTGAGTCCACGTCCGCAGAATATCGTCTTCGAGGGGTACGAGTGTTCGGAGGGGATGACGTTGCCGACGGGTTGAGGGATCTCGACCTCCTGGTCGTCAGTCCAGGGGTCTCCAAGGACCATCGTCTTCTCCAGGAGATTGTCCAACGGGGCATTCCGGTTATTGGGGAAATTGAGTTAGCCGGATGGTTTCTTCGGGCTCCCATTATTGCGGTGACCGGAACCAACGGGAAAAGTACCACGGTACGCCTCATTGGATCGATCCTGCAACATTGTGGAAAGCGGGCATTTGTGGGCGGCAATCTGGGCATTCCATTATGTGAGGCGGTGCGTAAACAAACGGACCCGTCTCCTGGGCCTGACTATGAGTATATTGTCGCAGAAGTCTCGAGCTTCCAATTAGAAACGATCCACCTGTTTAAACCCTGGGTTGCCGCATTGTTAAATGTGACGCCGGATCATTTGGATCGACATCCCACTCCAGAAGATTATCGGGCTGCCAAGCAGCGTATCTTTGAAAATCAGACGATTCAGGATTGGGCGCTGATTAATGTGGACGATCCTGTGGTGAGAACCCTGGCAATGTCGGCACGGGCAGGCATCTGTGAATTCAGTCTTACCAAAAAAGTGAATCAGGGGGTGTATCTCGAAGCAGGCGAGATGAGAGCGCGGATGCACGGGAAGGATTTTTTCATCGCTTCACGTGATGCCCTCCCCATGCGCGGAGACCATAACGTGGCAAATGCGATGGCGGCGATGTGTGTCGGATTGCTCTGTGGATGTTCAGCAGAGGATATGGTTCGTGCTCTTCAGGCCACGCCGACCTTTGAACATGCCTTAGAGGTGGTTCGGGAGTGGAAGGGCATCACCTTTGTCAATGATTCGAAAGGCACAAATGTGGATGCCACCCTCAAAGCCCTACAAAGCTTTCATGAACCCGTGGTCTTGATTCTTGGTGGAAAAGACAAAGGCGGTGATTTTTCGCAGTTGGCGGACAGTATCAAACGACAGGTCAAGGGCGTCGTGGTGATCGGAGAAGCGACTCAGAAAATTCTCCAGGCCTTGGATCAGATCAAGCCGGTGACCCTCGCAACCAGCTTAACGGATGCGGTGTCCCAGGCCGTGACTTTCGCGTCCAGTGGGGATGTGGTGTTGTTTTCCCCTGCGTGCGCCAGTTTCGATATGTTTCGGAATTATCATCATCGCGGACTTGAATTTAAGCGGGTTGTCGGAGAACTTCAATAA
- a CDS encoding UDP-N-acetylmuramoyl-tripeptide--D-alanyl-D-alanine ligase — translation MAAFEINEVLDATEGRLLLQGPQKGRKLRVQTDSRELKAGDLFLALKGEKFDGHEFVKTACKLGARGVVVEEAQAREMLTQVRQAGQGPVMVVAVTNTLRAYQDLARFHRLRFSIPVVAITGSNGKTTTKEMVYQVLATRWRVHKTQGNFNNAIGVPRTLLGLHSKHQAAVIEMGVDQVGQTTQLCDMTRPTAGVITNVGPDHLEFYGTMARSATSKAELLDWLPRTDGAAILNADDRYFEMFSRKAKCPVISFGMSAQADVRAVDLEWNGRRTEFRLFLPHRKLAKRASVRIMGPHNIANALAGASVGCAMGLSGDDIVSGLQKFRPAPMRSEIRRWGGVLYLYDCYNANPASVKAALESLVGLNMAKRTIAVLGDMLELGPKEAQFHQEIGRDAAKHHVTHLIACGAFGHNMSEGAQKVHGPTHVSVVKDATEAGALLKTIVKRGDAVLIKASRGAKMERVLDAVRPGS, via the coding sequence ATGGCAGCTTTTGAGATCAACGAAGTGCTCGATGCGACGGAGGGGAGGTTGCTCCTACAGGGACCACAGAAAGGAAGAAAGCTTCGAGTGCAAACGGATTCGCGGGAGCTTAAAGCCGGTGATTTGTTTCTGGCCTTGAAAGGGGAGAAATTCGATGGCCATGAATTTGTGAAAACGGCCTGCAAGCTGGGAGCCCGAGGTGTGGTGGTTGAGGAGGCGCAGGCCCGGGAGATGTTGACGCAAGTACGTCAGGCTGGCCAGGGTCCTGTCATGGTGGTGGCGGTAACCAATACCCTGCGAGCTTACCAGGACTTAGCCAGATTCCATCGATTACGCTTTTCAATTCCGGTGGTGGCCATTACCGGCAGCAATGGAAAAACGACGACAAAGGAAATGGTGTATCAGGTGCTGGCGACCCGCTGGCGCGTCCATAAAACGCAAGGGAATTTTAACAATGCCATAGGGGTACCCAGGACGCTCCTGGGTCTGCACTCCAAACACCAGGCTGCCGTCATTGAAATGGGGGTGGATCAAGTGGGGCAGACGACTCAATTGTGTGACATGACCAGGCCTACGGCAGGGGTGATCACCAATGTCGGTCCCGACCATTTGGAATTTTACGGCACAATGGCCAGGTCGGCCACATCGAAGGCTGAACTATTGGATTGGCTTCCTCGAACTGATGGTGCGGCAATCCTGAATGCAGACGACCGATATTTTGAAATGTTTTCCCGGAAAGCGAAATGCCCGGTGATCTCATTCGGGATGTCGGCTCAGGCGGATGTTCGGGCGGTTGACTTGGAGTGGAACGGACGGAGAACGGAATTTCGCCTGTTCTTACCTCATCGAAAATTGGCCAAACGAGCCAGTGTGCGAATCATGGGCCCGCACAATATTGCCAACGCCCTGGCTGGCGCGTCAGTGGGTTGTGCCATGGGATTGTCGGGCGATGACATCGTTTCAGGATTACAAAAGTTTCGCCCCGCTCCCATGCGGTCGGAGATTCGCAGATGGGGTGGAGTGCTGTATCTCTATGATTGTTATAACGCCAACCCTGCTTCAGTCAAAGCTGCGTTGGAATCGCTTGTTGGACTGAATATGGCCAAAAGGACGATCGCCGTATTGGGTGACATGCTTGAGTTGGGCCCTAAAGAGGCGCAGTTTCATCAGGAAATAGGACGCGATGCGGCCAAGCACCATGTTACGCATTTAATTGCCTGTGGTGCGTTTGGACACAACATGTCCGAAGGTGCTCAAAAAGTACACGGACCCACCCACGTGTCCGTAGTGAAAGATGCCACGGAAGCCGGTGCCTTACTGAAAACCATTGTGAAGCGTGGGGATGCTGTGCTCATTAAGGCTTCCCGTGGAGCAAAAATGGAACGAGTGCTCGACGCCGTTCGCCCCGGGTCCTAG
- the murG gene encoding undecaprenyldiphospho-muramoylpentapeptide beta-N-acetylglucosaminyltransferase, whose amino-acid sequence MRVVIAAGGTGGHMFPAIAYAKEFQQHDPGGSIVFVGTGKSLEGEILGKEGFGFEPITVEGFVGRGLVGMVRSLMLLPKSLWRAIQILRGHRADLVIGTGGYFSPPVVVAAWLLNIPRVLLEPNAMPGLANRVLGPFADKVFLAFDSAKPFFSSSKVKVIGTPIRKAFALECPPVPPQKISHLLIFGGSQGARAINSAMLKAVEISSRLREQVTITHQTGADDCERVKAGYAQLGVQVDVRPFLFDMPHELAKADLIVCRAGASTLAELSAYGKVGILIPFPQATHNHQEMNARSMEAAGAARVLLQSDLTGQRLAEEIERLMLDILHLQKMAGQSWILRKVNATEQMVNECLSLVGHPVAS is encoded by the coding sequence ATGCGGGTCGTCATTGCTGCGGGTGGGACGGGAGGTCATATGTTTCCGGCTATCGCGTATGCCAAAGAATTTCAACAGCATGACCCTGGGGGGAGCATTGTGTTTGTCGGGACGGGGAAGTCGTTAGAGGGAGAAATTCTGGGGAAAGAAGGGTTTGGGTTTGAACCGATCACGGTTGAAGGTTTTGTGGGTCGAGGGCTGGTTGGCATGGTGCGTTCCCTCATGCTGCTCCCGAAGTCGTTATGGCGTGCGATTCAGATTCTCCGCGGTCATCGAGCCGATCTGGTTATTGGGACGGGCGGGTATTTTAGTCCTCCCGTAGTGGTGGCGGCCTGGTTGTTGAATATTCCTAGAGTCTTGTTGGAACCGAATGCCATGCCGGGATTGGCCAATCGGGTGTTGGGTCCATTTGCCGACAAAGTCTTTCTCGCCTTTGACAGTGCAAAACCTTTCTTTTCCTCATCGAAAGTCAAGGTGATTGGCACACCCATTCGAAAGGCTTTTGCCTTGGAATGTCCTCCGGTTCCTCCGCAGAAGATCTCACATCTGTTGATCTTTGGCGGGAGCCAAGGGGCTCGGGCGATTAATTCGGCCATGTTGAAGGCTGTGGAGATTTCATCGAGGCTGCGGGAGCAGGTGACCATCACCCATCAAACCGGAGCGGACGATTGCGAACGGGTCAAGGCCGGCTATGCCCAATTGGGCGTTCAAGTAGATGTCCGCCCCTTTCTCTTTGATATGCCTCATGAGCTTGCCAAGGCGGATCTCATCGTCTGTCGGGCAGGGGCCAGCACATTGGCTGAGTTATCAGCATATGGAAAAGTCGGAATCCTCATCCCGTTCCCTCAGGCGACACACAATCATCAGGAGATGAATGCCAGGTCCATGGAAGCGGCCGGAGCGGCTCGAGTGCTCTTGCAATCCGACCTCACCGGGCAGCGGCTGGCAGAAGAAATTGAACGATTGATGTTGGATATTCTCCACCTGCAGAAAATGGCAGGACAGAGCTGGATCCTCAGGAAAGTCAACGCCACGGAGCAGATGGTGAATGAATGCCTCTCGCTGGTGGGGCATCCGGTCGCGTCGTGA
- a CDS encoding UDP-N-acetylmuramoyl-L-alanyl-D-glutamate--2,6-diaminopimelate ligase, giving the protein MTLQELLASLDTVVREGNLQAEVVFVTEDSRQVKPGSVFVAIKGEHYDGHQFVRLAQKHGAVGVVVEEGFEIQNPPLAGNSSALIRVTNSRKALGLLAAKLSGMPSAHLRMVGVTGTNGKTTVTHLAKSLLEAQGHHVGLLGTVGYVFGTERRVASHTTPAPVELQNMLSAMVNAGMDVAVMEVSSHALALDRIAGCEFDIVVFTNLTQDHLDFHHTLDAYFQAKLRLFTEYVDSGQKTRPKRALINADDERASLILQHCSIPTWTYGLHSHADIKAESVRLSMVGTEFLVNSPKGPLTINSQLVGEHNVSNMLAAIGIGLEMGMTVPMIEQAVQSVANVPGRFERINEGQPFTVVVDYAHTEDALYRLLRAAQAITKGRIITLFGCGGDRDPGKRPKMGQVAARHSNVVIVTSDNPRTENPETILNQIEQGIQSLLPAERCPYRIITDRAEAIHAAVSEARDGDLLLIAGKGHEDYQILGTQKIHFDDREEARKAIHRQMGSR; this is encoded by the coding sequence GTGACGCTTCAAGAGCTTCTTGCCTCACTGGATACGGTGGTACGTGAAGGGAATCTTCAGGCTGAGGTTGTATTCGTGACCGAGGACTCCCGACAAGTGAAGCCTGGTTCAGTATTTGTGGCCATCAAAGGGGAGCACTATGATGGACATCAGTTTGTGAGACTGGCTCAAAAGCACGGGGCAGTTGGTGTGGTGGTGGAGGAGGGATTTGAGATACAAAATCCACCATTAGCAGGAAACTCGTCTGCGCTCATTCGAGTGACAAATTCCCGGAAGGCCTTGGGGTTGTTGGCGGCAAAACTTTCCGGTATGCCCTCTGCCCACTTGCGTATGGTGGGGGTCACGGGGACGAACGGCAAAACCACGGTGACGCATTTAGCCAAATCCCTGCTGGAAGCTCAAGGACATCATGTGGGACTGTTGGGGACCGTAGGCTATGTATTCGGGACAGAGCGCCGTGTGGCGTCACATACCACTCCGGCTCCTGTCGAGCTACAGAACATGTTGAGCGCCATGGTCAATGCCGGAATGGATGTCGCGGTCATGGAGGTCTCTTCCCATGCGTTGGCCTTAGACCGGATAGCCGGCTGTGAATTCGACATCGTCGTGTTTACCAATCTCACGCAAGACCATTTAGATTTTCATCACACGTTGGATGCCTATTTTCAGGCGAAACTCCGTTTATTTACCGAATACGTCGATAGCGGTCAGAAGACCCGCCCCAAACGAGCCCTCATCAATGCGGATGATGAACGGGCATCCCTGATTCTTCAACATTGTTCCATTCCGACCTGGACCTATGGGCTTCATTCCCATGCAGACATCAAAGCGGAATCTGTTCGCCTTTCTATGGTGGGAACGGAATTTCTGGTGAACAGTCCCAAGGGCCCGTTGACAATCAACAGCCAGTTGGTGGGAGAACATAATGTGTCGAATATGCTGGCTGCAATCGGAATTGGCCTGGAAATGGGCATGACGGTTCCAATGATTGAACAAGCCGTGCAGTCAGTGGCCAATGTACCCGGACGGTTTGAACGCATCAATGAAGGCCAACCATTTACGGTCGTCGTGGATTATGCGCATACCGAAGATGCGCTGTATCGATTGCTTCGAGCAGCGCAGGCCATTACAAAAGGAAGAATCATTACCCTATTTGGCTGTGGGGGCGACCGGGATCCAGGAAAACGGCCCAAGATGGGGCAGGTTGCGGCACGACATAGCAATGTGGTGATAGTCACGTCCGATAATCCGCGAACAGAAAATCCCGAAACAATCCTGAATCAAATCGAACAGGGCATTCAATCCCTGCTTCCGGCCGAAAGGTGTCCCTATCGGATCATTACCGATCGCGCCGAAGCCATTCATGCCGCGGTTTCAGAAGCCAGGGACGGAGATTTATTGTTGATTGCGGGGAAGGGGCATGAAGACTACCAAATTCTCGGCACTCAAAAAATTCATTTTGATGATCGTGAAGAAGCCAGGAAGGCCATCCATCGACAGATGGGTTCCCGGTAG
- a CDS encoding peptidoglycan D,D-transpeptidase FtsI family protein encodes MKTPSQDIHPVCRIRSGIVCLGLLCGFVLIGCRLFYLQVLQADVGAHQAQQQHEKTVVVQPDRGVIVDRQGHPLALNVEVSSLYVRPPSLNDPQRVARSLAPILQMPVKELRDLFTRNQPYVWVKRNIPEPVVKEVEALNISGLGLTKEPHRFYPKGELVSHLVGFAGIDSQGLEGVELQYESYLRGEKNLVKYQRDALGRKLASPPSHDSVPLSTGYHLTLTIDEVVQFIAEAELAQALKQSGAKSGSIVIMDPLNGAILAWALHPTFDPNHLGQFSTQDWRNRLVTDPYEPGSTLKIVVAAAALEEQVMSPDTLIYGGDGKMSVAGTIVHDPAKTSWMTFSEAVAQSSNVGAIKVAMELGQNRVFRYLKAFGFGEKTEIDLPGESSGILREPNKWSGRSLSSIAMGQEIAVTPIQMVTAMSVVANGGWLMTPYVVSSILDSSGQAVLTKEPQPKRRPISLETTGTLTRILELAVEAGTGKRARLAGYRAAGKTGTAQKIDPKTGSYSSSQVIASFVGFAPVERPRLAMLVVIDEPTIGNWGGEIAAPVFRKVAERVLPHLGVLPGGSAVIRTAAANSPIPSPQPIVQ; translated from the coding sequence GTGAAAACGCCATCTCAGGACATTCATCCCGTCTGTCGAATCCGAAGTGGCATTGTCTGCTTGGGCCTCCTTTGCGGGTTTGTCCTTATTGGTTGCCGGCTGTTTTACCTGCAGGTCCTTCAAGCGGACGTTGGAGCTCACCAGGCACAACAGCAACACGAAAAGACCGTGGTCGTTCAGCCTGATCGAGGGGTCATTGTTGATCGACAAGGTCATCCACTGGCTCTCAATGTGGAAGTGTCCTCATTGTATGTGAGGCCGCCGTCCTTGAATGATCCACAACGGGTAGCCCGATCCTTAGCGCCGATCTTACAAATGCCGGTCAAGGAATTACGCGATTTGTTCACACGCAATCAGCCATACGTTTGGGTTAAACGCAATATTCCGGAACCCGTCGTCAAGGAAGTGGAGGCGTTGAATATATCCGGATTGGGATTGACCAAAGAACCGCATCGTTTTTATCCCAAGGGAGAATTGGTCTCCCATCTGGTGGGGTTTGCCGGAATTGATAGCCAGGGCTTAGAAGGGGTGGAACTTCAATATGAGTCCTATCTACGGGGTGAAAAAAACCTGGTGAAATACCAAAGGGACGCTCTGGGCAGAAAGCTTGCCTCACCCCCAAGTCATGATTCTGTACCCTTGTCGACTGGGTATCATCTCACGTTGACCATAGATGAGGTTGTCCAATTCATTGCAGAGGCGGAGTTGGCCCAAGCTTTGAAGCAAAGCGGCGCGAAATCTGGAAGCATTGTGATCATGGATCCCTTGAACGGAGCGATTCTTGCGTGGGCACTGCATCCGACCTTTGACCCTAATCATTTAGGGCAGTTCTCCACTCAGGATTGGCGAAATCGACTGGTGACGGATCCCTATGAGCCGGGGTCAACATTGAAAATTGTGGTGGCAGCGGCGGCGCTTGAAGAGCAGGTGATGTCTCCAGACACGTTAATTTATGGGGGAGACGGAAAGATGTCGGTGGCAGGGACCATTGTTCATGATCCGGCAAAAACCAGTTGGATGACGTTTTCCGAAGCGGTGGCGCAATCGAGTAATGTGGGTGCGATCAAAGTCGCCATGGAATTAGGGCAAAACCGGGTTTTTCGATATTTAAAAGCCTTTGGATTTGGAGAAAAAACTGAAATCGATCTTCCGGGAGAGTCCTCAGGGATACTCCGGGAGCCCAATAAATGGAGTGGTCGAAGCCTTTCTTCCATTGCCATGGGTCAGGAAATCGCCGTCACCCCGATTCAAATGGTCACAGCCATGTCAGTGGTGGCCAATGGTGGTTGGCTGATGACGCCCTACGTCGTCTCTTCGATTCTGGACTCAAGCGGACAGGCCGTCTTGACCAAAGAGCCACAACCCAAACGGCGACCGATTTCACTTGAGACAACCGGCACGTTAACTCGGATTCTCGAACTGGCCGTAGAGGCAGGAACAGGCAAGCGTGCCAGACTTGCCGGATATCGCGCTGCGGGAAAGACAGGGACGGCTCAAAAAATTGACCCGAAAACCGGGTCCTACTCTTCTTCACAAGTGATTGCTTCGTTTGTCGGATTTGCACCAGTCGAGCGCCCCCGTCTGGCCATGTTAGTCGTCATTGATGAACCGACGATTGGGAACTGGGGTGGGGAAATTGCCGCTCCGGTCTTTCGAAAGGTCGCAGAGCGCGTCTTGCCTCATTTAGGAGTGTTGCCAGGTGGATCCGCAGTTATTCGGACGGCTGCGGCCAATTCGCCAATTCCTTCACCGCAGCCCATTGTGCAGTAA
- the mraY gene encoding phospho-N-acetylmuramoyl-pentapeptide-transferase: MLYLWLYPLHTEFAIFNVFRYLSFRIIYAAVTAFLIVFFLAPPMIKKLQTLKLGQKIRTDGPQSHLGKSGTPTMGGLLIIFSVLLSTVLWADISNFYVWLVLLSLVGFGMIGFVDDYIKILRGQSKGLTATQKIVGQLGVALGIGLFFYLSPGYSTELSVPFFKNFTPDLGVFYIPFAVLVIVGCSNAVNLTDGLDGLAVGPVIISAMAYSVVAWAVGNKLVSGYLLVPHIEGAGELAILTASIVGAGLGFLWFNTYPASVFMGDVGSLPLGAALGTVAVVCKHELLLILVGGVFVMEAVSVIFQVASFKSRGKRIFLMAPLHHHFELKGWEEPKVVVRLWIIAIILGLLSISTLKLR; encoded by the coding sequence ATGCTGTATCTCTGGCTTTATCCCCTTCATACCGAATTTGCCATCTTCAATGTCTTTCGGTATCTCAGTTTTCGCATTATTTATGCGGCAGTGACCGCTTTTCTGATTGTGTTTTTCCTGGCCCCTCCCATGATCAAAAAATTGCAGACCTTGAAACTCGGGCAAAAAATACGAACTGATGGCCCGCAATCGCATTTGGGAAAATCCGGTACCCCTACGATGGGAGGATTGCTCATCATCTTTTCGGTCTTGCTCTCAACCGTGTTGTGGGCGGATATCTCCAATTTCTATGTCTGGTTGGTCCTCCTATCGCTTGTGGGTTTCGGGATGATCGGATTTGTGGATGATTACATTAAAATTTTACGTGGCCAATCCAAGGGATTGACGGCTACGCAAAAAATCGTTGGACAGTTAGGAGTGGCGTTGGGCATTGGGCTCTTTTTTTATCTTTCTCCCGGCTATTCCACGGAACTCAGTGTGCCGTTCTTTAAAAACTTTACTCCCGATTTAGGAGTCTTCTACATCCCATTTGCCGTTCTGGTCATTGTGGGGTGTTCCAATGCGGTGAATCTCACTGACGGGCTGGATGGGTTGGCCGTCGGACCGGTCATTATTTCAGCGATGGCCTATTCGGTGGTAGCCTGGGCCGTCGGAAATAAATTGGTCTCCGGGTACCTGCTCGTTCCTCATATTGAAGGAGCCGGGGAATTGGCCATCCTGACGGCCTCCATTGTTGGGGCGGGATTGGGTTTTCTCTGGTTTAACACATATCCCGCGTCGGTCTTCATGGGTGATGTAGGATCCTTACCCCTGGGTGCGGCCTTAGGGACGGTGGCAGTGGTGTGCAAACATGAATTGTTATTGATCCTGGTTGGTGGAGTTTTTGTAATGGAAGCGGTGTCCGTGATTTTTCAAGTGGCATCGTTTAAGTCCAGGGGAAAACGAATTTTCCTTATGGCGCCATTGCATCATCATTTCGAACTGAAGGGCTGGGAAGAGCCCAAAGTGGTAGTGCGGTTATGGATTATTGCGATCATTTTGGGCCTCTTAAGTATTAGCACATTGAAGTTACGCTAA